In the genome of Bacillus sp. S3, one region contains:
- a CDS encoding glycosyltransferase, giving the protein MKIVFIASGYSGIYPYFEQSILHAFSQLNHQVLQISPNFNLQTTQQIEQYHPDFVLSFVGYKLEQPFIQFLKQKGYVLGVWLTEDPFYIDESVRLAEAFDLIFTIDLGAFEYYQQTLPAKSTYHLPLGADPKLYSPPDIQGKNYFDICLIGYPYPERIELARHILEHTSYTMIIAGPLWKKFIGSEHFKRLKLINKWVEPTMVKDIIHSSKIILNPHRSYNYHQNKNTLGIASKSINNRTFDIAACNGFQLCSSKPDLALHFDPLSEVIPYTTNEECIKYIHQFVHDETTRNQFSYKAKERVLTNHTFMHRIQFILKTIIK; this is encoded by the coding sequence TTGAAAATAGTATTTATTGCTTCCGGTTATTCAGGAATCTATCCCTATTTTGAACAGTCCATTCTACATGCATTCTCTCAGTTGAACCATCAAGTATTACAAATTAGTCCAAATTTTAACCTTCAGACGACGCAACAAATTGAACAGTACCATCCCGACTTCGTCTTATCCTTTGTCGGATATAAATTAGAACAACCATTTATACAATTTTTAAAGCAAAAAGGATATGTTCTTGGAGTTTGGTTAACCGAAGATCCCTTTTATATCGACGAGTCTGTTCGTTTGGCGGAAGCTTTCGACCTTATCTTTACCATCGATTTAGGGGCATTTGAATATTATCAGCAAACCCTCCCTGCCAAAAGTACTTATCATCTTCCACTAGGAGCAGATCCCAAGCTCTACTCACCACCTGATATACAAGGAAAAAACTATTTTGATATTTGTTTAATCGGCTATCCCTATCCTGAAAGAATTGAACTTGCACGCCACATTTTAGAACACACATCCTATACGATGATAATAGCTGGTCCTCTATGGAAAAAGTTTATTGGTAGTGAACATTTTAAAAGATTGAAACTAATCAATAAATGGGTAGAACCTACTATGGTCAAAGACATAATTCATTCCTCAAAAATAATCCTTAACCCGCACCGATCCTACAATTATCATCAAAATAAAAATACACTTGGTATTGCAAGCAAAAGTATTAACAATCGTACATTTGATATCGCTGCATGCAACGGCTTTCAGCTTTGTTCCAGTAAACCCGATTTGGCATTACATTTTGACCCTTTAAGCGAGGTTATTCCCTATACAACCAATGAAGAATGTATAAAATACATTCATCAATTTGTACATGATGAAACCACAAGAAACCAGTTTAGTTACAAAGCAAAGGAAAGAGTATTAACAAACCATACTTTTATGCATAGAATACAATTTATCCTTAAAACAATTATTAAATGA